One window from the genome of Gimesia aquarii encodes:
- a CDS encoding pilus assembly FimT family protein yields MPAFHRNNQFTLQSSTRAGFTLVELLVVISILAILVVMTVTSINFALSTDLTRSASRQVQSYLAGARDRAIYAKAPRGVRFILDPNNPTAVTSMVYIAPSPHWEQGIIRMERTDSSPSDGVADSPEIFYVRGDGTDWATLYLRGMIQENARIKIPGDDSGTWYVIDVNGSGVSGGTELFRLTTAYRDAGTSEPDEVVAFSPGSGPSTYLLELPPVVLSGVEPTLLPNNTGIDLDRSLLPASWRPPVDVDHVDLGPDGSPGKHSIDDDSSGGADDNGELLWPGTDDYRLYSSQLDLMFSPRGSILGSEAGSGKIHFVIDTLENIQSSWQRNTDYAEGAVVQLPARGIYEYMPYDRTYICTTAGTSGGNAAVFTSTAPGEARDTGSKFTTDGTVEWEVLLNTTPSLLTIFTRTGSVNAYPMAFDVRTNTPPNVFHYAETGETAK; encoded by the coding sequence ATGCCAGCCTTTCACAGGAACAATCAGTTTACACTGCAGTCTTCAACACGAGCTGGTTTTACGCTTGTGGAGTTACTGGTCGTGATCTCCATCCTGGCGATCTTGGTTGTGATGACGGTAACATCGATTAATTTCGCGCTTTCCACCGATCTAACTCGTAGCGCTTCCCGTCAGGTACAGTCCTACCTTGCGGGAGCCCGTGATCGGGCCATCTATGCCAAGGCACCCCGTGGTGTCCGCTTTATACTCGATCCCAATAATCCGACCGCCGTCACCAGCATGGTCTATATCGCTCCCAGTCCCCACTGGGAACAGGGGATTATTCGGATGGAACGCACTGACAGTAGTCCTTCGGATGGTGTCGCTGATTCTCCGGAAATCTTTTATGTGCGTGGCGATGGAACCGACTGGGCTACGCTGTATTTGCGTGGGATGATTCAAGAAAATGCACGCATCAAGATTCCCGGTGATGACAGCGGGACTTGGTATGTGATTGATGTGAATGGTTCGGGCGTTTCTGGCGGAACAGAACTCTTCAGGCTGACAACCGCCTATCGTGATGCCGGAACTTCGGAACCGGATGAAGTTGTCGCTTTCTCGCCCGGCAGTGGTCCATCCACTTATCTTCTGGAGCTGCCCCCGGTAGTACTCTCAGGCGTAGAGCCGACTCTGTTGCCAAACAACACAGGGATTGACCTGGATCGTTCCCTTCTGCCTGCCAGCTGGCGGCCTCCTGTTGATGTTGACCACGTAGATTTGGGCCCCGATGGGAGTCCCGGGAAACATTCGATTGACGATGATTCCAGCGGTGGTGCTGACGATAACGGCGAACTGCTCTGGCCGGGAACCGACGACTATCGTCTCTATTCCAGCCAACTGGATTTGATGTTTTCACCCCGTGGTTCGATACTTGGTAGCGAAGCTGGCAGTGGAAAAATTCATTTTGTCATTGATACTCTTGAAAACATTCAGTCTTCCTGGCAGAGGAATACCGACTATGCCGAGGGCGCTGTGGTACAGCTTCCCGCGCGTGGCATTTATGAATATATGCCTTACGACAGGACCTATATTTGTACCACTGCAGGAACCAGTGGTGGCAATGCTGCAGTATTTACAAGTACGGCGCCAGGCGAAGCACGGGATACGGGTTCAAAATTTACGACCGATGGTACGGTCGAGTGGGAAGTCCTTTTAAATACGACTCCATCGCTACTGACGATATTTACTCGTACGGGG